In the genome of Bacillota bacterium, the window CCGGGCGTGCGGCTTCGTCTATCTGCGCCAGCGCTCGCCGGGCGGCTTCAAGGTAAGCGCCCGTGCTCATCCGCGAAGCGTGCGGCGCAAGGGCGAGGCCAACGCCCTGCCGGACGCCGTCGGCGGCCATCTGCGAAACGGCGTCCAGGATCCACGGCCGCCAGTGGCGCATGCCCACGTAGACCTTCCAGGGGCGGCCGCCGGCACACTTGAGGCGGCGCTCCAGGGCCTGCGCCTGCCGGAAGGTGACCTGCGCCAGCGGCGAACGGCTGCCAATGCGTTCGTAGCGGGCCCGGAGCTCGCTTAGAAGCTCGGGTGAAGGGGGCCGGCCGCCGCGGATGTGGGTGTAGTAGGCCTCCAGATCCTCGACGCGCTCCGGGCTGCCGTACGCCATGAGCAGCACGCCCCGAAGGGCCGGTTCGTCAGGCATCCCGGGCGGCCTCCCCGTGAACGCCCGCTCGCGCAGCTGTCCTCGGCTCCACGGATGCGGCTGGTGCAGTGGGTGCCGCGGTCGCCTGGTGCACCAGGGCGACCAGGCGCTGGACGACCGACGGGTCGGCATCCGGCGGCACGCCGTGGCCCAGGTTGAAGATGTGCCCCGACCGGCCGCCAGCGGCCGCCAGGATGGCCCGGGCGCGCCTTTCGATGACGGGCCAGGGCGCCCGCAACAGCGCCGGGTCGAGGTTGCCCTGAATGGCGCGGTCGTACCCGACCCGCCGCCACGCCTCGTCCAGCTCGATGCGCCAGTCCACCCCGACAACCGACGGGCCAGTTGCTGCCATGCGATCGAGAAGGCCGGCCGTCTCGACCCCGAAGTAGATGGTGGGCACCCCCAGCGGGGCGAGCGCCTCGAAGAGCCGGCGCATGTGCGGCGCCACAAACTCGTCGTAATCGGCCGGCGAAAGCGACCCCACCCAGCTGTCGAAGAGCTGCAACGCCTGAGCCCCCGCCTCGACCTGCGCCCGCAAGAGGTACGCCGCCGCTGCCGAGAGGCGCTCCATCAGGGCGTGCCAGAGACCGGCGTCGCCGTGCATGAGCCGCTTGGTCTGGGCGAAGGTGCGCGAGGGCCCACCTTCGATCAAGTAGCTCGCCAGCGTGTACGGCGCCCCCGCGAACCCGATGAGGGGAACGTCGAGCTCGGCGCGCAGGAGCCGCACGGTCTCGAAGACGAAAGGAAGGCGCTCCACGACGCCCGAAGGATCGAGCCGCTCGGCGTGCTCAGCTGAACGCACCGGCTCGGGCACCACGGGCCCCCGGTTTTCCTGGAGTTCGAAGGGAAGCCCGAGCCCCTCGAAGAGGATGGAAATGTCTGAAAAGAGGATGGCTGCATCGACGCCGAGGCGCCGCACGGGCTGTAGCGTCACCTCGGCGCACACCTCGGGACGGTGCACGATCTCCAGGAGGCTCATCCGCTCGCGAAGCGCGCGGTATTCCGGCAGGTACCGCCCGGCCTGGCGCATGAACCAGACCGGGGTGGGATGGGCCGGCTGACGCCGGCATGCCTGCAGGAACCGCCCATCTCCCACCGGTTGGATGCCCCTTTGCCTGGCGCCCTGCCGCCAGAGAGTGTCAAGAGCTGAGTAAACCTGAGCAAACCTCAGCCGGTGAGATTATAGGCCCCCGAACCGGTGGTGTCTACCGAGGATTGTCCAGGGAGCAATGTCCCGCGGGCCAGGCCCGCCGATGGCCACCTGCACGGCTGGCCGCTCCGCCCGATATGTGCAGCCGTTTTGCCGGACGCCCTACTTAACCCCGGCTTGCTCGAATCGCTCAAGGGCGCCCAGCACGGTTACGTCCCCGGCGGCGCCAGAGCCCAGACCTCTCGCCTGCCCGGCAGCTTCCCGGGCGATACCTCCACGCTCGACCCGAAGCGCCTGACGGCCGCTTTGCCGGCCAGGAAGGCCTCCGCCGTGGCGATGGGCAGCCTGCCGCCCAGCGCCGGCGTGCGGTAGTGCATCGGAATCACGACGGCCGGCTTGAGCTGGTCGACCACGGCCGTGGCCTGGGCCGCGTCGATGGTGAAG includes:
- the hemE gene encoding uroporphyrinogen decarboxylase; translated protein: MGDGRFLQACRRQPAHPTPVWFMRQAGRYLPEYRALRERMSLLEIVHRPEVCAEVTLQPVRRLGVDAAILFSDISILFEGLGLPFELQENRGPVVPEPVRSAEHAERLDPSGVVERLPFVFETVRLLRAELDVPLIGFAGAPYTLASYLIEGGPSRTFAQTKRLMHGDAGLWHALMERLSAAAAYLLRAQVEAGAQALQLFDSWVGSLSPADYDEFVAPHMRRLFEALAPLGVPTIYFGVETAGLLDRMAATGPSVVGVDWRIELDEAWRRVGYDRAIQGNLDPALLRAPWPVIERRARAILAAAGGRSGHIFNLGHGVPPDADPSVVQRLVALVHQATAAPTAPAASVEPRTAARAGVHGEAARDA